A window of Cohnella herbarum contains these coding sequences:
- a CDS encoding AAA family ATPase: MKPIRLSMTAFGPYRDTETIDFGLLEDRRLFVISGNTGAGKTTIFDAICFALYGSASGEDRAEPRMLRSHFAEDEVHTSVDYRFSVGKRTYRVFRQMAHRRGGNKSETGGKAELYETTSGTEVPCIDRFTVSDVNMKMETVIGLTREQFSQIVMLPQGEFRKLLTSDTENKEEILRRIFRTGLYQKLEDRFQSMHRELQDSLKQAKALQDVYAKQAQESLPQREDSLLATTLRQEYSSMAQVTEGLVQEIGYYEGQAAEIEHGKAAVNERLQAQEAALREALALEGRFAQLADKRAQAEGMEARKAELAESERVVRLAELAARIEPYEEQAIAATRVVEQKRALHERKLLDAAAAERGHAVAEQRFRGEEARDAERKEADRELARLAELKPIVQTLEERRVAVERLAAEERAMAAKREAIEQRLGALREEKRSKAEQLKSAETEAALLPDKLQQYEHMKSKYKLLKELADLDKRIAEVSKHEAERERIARQLRDEHDRLETLWLEGQAGLLAAHLHDGKPCPVCGSEEHPDKAIAVADVPSRQGLQAAKDNLRQAENELNEAKAQAAAASSGKTERESLIGEYGITGQPFEVQLSIAESEGKLLRAETDRLKKVTEAVLAYRQNSDNLDVQLDKLQIEREQSIGEQHRLSMDRSAKQSVLDNELNRIPEQLRSPAMLSVRIGEQTNNVNRLNASWQEAQRGLQNTQALLIEEKTNVVQAIAQLEEATTHHENTQRKYNEELSKSGFASTEDYVAAKLSEADRNNMKRLVEEFKSAHSALLLQIAELERELVGKTRPIPDRLQETIAKLKEQSEQLTTELHTVLSYKQEAQRLYTAIEKAAEQFRELELRQQQVSDIYQMLKGDNALKISFERYILIEFLEQILHAANARLNDLSNGQFKLERSDRLETRGKQSGLGLDVYDAYTGQNRDVKSMSGGEKFNASLCLALGMTDVIQAYQGGVSIEMMFIDEGFGSLDEDSLNKAIATLIDLQRSGRMIGVISHVQELKQAFPAVLEVSKTKEGHSRTAILLK; encoded by the coding sequence ATGAAGCCGATTCGATTAAGCATGACGGCATTCGGTCCTTATCGCGACACGGAGACGATCGATTTCGGTCTGTTGGAGGATCGGCGATTGTTCGTCATCTCCGGCAACACGGGGGCGGGCAAGACGACGATTTTCGATGCGATTTGCTTCGCTTTGTACGGGAGCGCGAGCGGAGAGGATCGAGCGGAGCCGCGGATGCTCAGAAGTCATTTTGCCGAAGATGAAGTACATACGTCGGTCGACTATCGTTTTTCCGTAGGTAAACGGACTTATCGGGTGTTCCGCCAGATGGCGCATCGCAGAGGCGGGAACAAGAGCGAAACGGGCGGCAAAGCCGAGTTATACGAGACGACCTCCGGAACGGAAGTGCCGTGCATCGATCGGTTTACCGTGTCGGACGTCAATATGAAGATGGAGACGGTCATCGGGTTGACGCGAGAGCAATTCAGCCAGATCGTTATGCTGCCGCAAGGAGAATTCCGCAAGCTGCTAACGTCCGATACGGAAAATAAGGAGGAGATTTTGCGCCGGATTTTCCGCACGGGCTTGTATCAGAAGCTCGAGGACCGTTTCCAGAGTATGCATCGGGAGCTTCAGGATTCATTGAAGCAAGCGAAAGCGCTGCAAGACGTTTACGCGAAGCAAGCTCAAGAATCGTTGCCGCAACGGGAAGACAGTTTGCTTGCGACGACGCTTCGGCAAGAATACAGCAGCATGGCGCAGGTGACGGAAGGCTTAGTCCAGGAGATCGGCTACTACGAGGGTCAGGCAGCGGAGATCGAGCATGGCAAAGCCGCGGTAAACGAACGGCTGCAAGCGCAGGAAGCCGCGCTTCGCGAGGCTTTGGCGCTGGAGGGCCGGTTCGCGCAGCTTGCGGACAAACGAGCGCAAGCCGAGGGGATGGAAGCTCGGAAAGCGGAGCTTGCCGAGAGCGAGCGGGTTGTTCGGCTGGCGGAGCTTGCCGCCAGGATCGAGCCTTACGAGGAGCAAGCGATAGCGGCGACTCGGGTGGTGGAACAGAAGCGAGCGCTGCATGAGCGCAAGCTTCTGGACGCGGCGGCGGCGGAGCGCGGCCATGCCGTCGCGGAGCAACGGTTTCGCGGCGAGGAAGCGCGCGACGCGGAGCGGAAAGAGGCCGATCGGGAGCTTGCTCGGCTGGCCGAGCTTAAGCCGATCGTGCAGACGCTCGAAGAGCGCAGGGTCGCGGTCGAGCGGCTGGCCGCGGAAGAGCGCGCGATGGCGGCCAAGCGCGAGGCGATCGAGCAGCGGCTTGGCGCCCTTCGCGAGGAGAAGCGCAGCAAGGCCGAGCAGCTGAAGTCGGCGGAGACGGAAGCGGCGTTGCTTCCGGACAAGCTGCAGCAGTACGAGCACATGAAGAGCAAGTATAAGCTGCTTAAGGAATTGGCGGATCTGGACAAGCGGATCGCGGAGGTTTCGAAGCACGAGGCGGAGCGGGAACGGATCGCCCGGCAGCTCAGAGACGAGCACGATCGGCTTGAGACGCTGTGGCTGGAAGGGCAAGCCGGACTCTTGGCCGCGCATTTGCACGACGGCAAGCCTTGTCCGGTATGCGGCAGCGAAGAGCATCCGGATAAAGCGATTGCCGTAGCCGACGTCCCTTCGAGACAAGGGCTGCAAGCTGCCAAAGATAATCTTCGGCAAGCGGAGAACGAACTGAACGAAGCGAAAGCGCAAGCGGCTGCGGCTAGCAGCGGTAAAACCGAGAGGGAGAGTCTAATCGGGGAATACGGAATAACCGGACAGCCTTTCGAGGTGCAACTCTCTATTGCCGAGTCGGAAGGAAAACTTCTCCGCGCGGAAACCGACCGCTTGAAGAAGGTGACGGAAGCCGTTCTTGCATATAGACAGAACAGCGATAATCTTGATGTTCAGCTGGACAAACTTCAGATCGAACGCGAGCAGTCCATTGGCGAGCAGCATAGGCTATCCATGGATAGAAGCGCCAAGCAATCCGTTCTCGATAATGAGTTAAACCGGATTCCCGAACAATTAAGATCTCCGGCGATGCTATCGGTTCGCATCGGGGAGCAGACGAACAACGTGAATAGACTGAATGCATCATGGCAAGAGGCGCAGCGAGGGTTACAGAACACTCAGGCGCTTCTAATAGAGGAGAAGACGAACGTCGTTCAGGCGATCGCGCAACTCGAAGAGGCAACGACTCACCACGAGAATACCCAACGGAAATATAACGAGGAACTATCTAAATCCGGGTTTGCGTCAACGGAAGATTATGTCGCCGCGAAGCTGTCCGAAGCTGATCGGAACAATATGAAGCGACTCGTCGAGGAATTCAAATCCGCCCATTCGGCGCTGCTCCTTCAGATCGCCGAACTTGAACGGGAACTGGTCGGAAAGACGCGCCCGATTCCCGATCGGTTGCAAGAGACGATCGCGAAGCTGAAGGAACAATCGGAGCAACTGACAACAGAGCTTCATACCGTCCTAAGCTACAAGCAGGAAGCCCAACGCCTGTATACCGCAATAGAGAAAGCCGCCGAGCAATTCCGGGAGCTGGAGCTGCGGCAGCAGCAAGTGTCGGATATTTATCAGATGCTAAAAGGCGACAACGCGCTGAAAATTTCGTTCGAGCGTTATATTCTGATCGAGTTTCTGGAGCAAATTCTGCATGCCGCGAACGCAAGGTTAAACGACTTGTCCAACGGACAGTTTAAGCTGGAGCGTAGCGACCGACTGGAGACGAGAGGCAAGCAAAGCGGCCTGGGGCTGGACGTGTACGATGCGTACACGGGTCAGAACCGCGACGTCAAGTCGATGTCCGGCGGGGAGAAATTCAACGCTTCGCTTTGTTTGGCTTTAGGGATGACCGATGTTATTCAAGCCTACCAAGGCGGCGTCTCCATCGAAATGATGTTCATAGACGAAGGCTTCGGATCGCTCGACGAGGATTCATTGAATAAAGCGATCGCCACGTTAATCGATCTTCAGAGATCTGGTCGAATGATCGGCGTTATCTCCCACGTTCAGGAACTGAAACAAGCTTTTCCAGCCGTACTTGAAGTCAGTAAAACCAAAGAAGGTCATAGCCGAACGGCGATATTGTTGAAATAA